The nucleotide window CCATCCGAGCACTGAGTCTATGGGCGCCGGCGCGGCACCTTCGTCACCGAGCAATCGGTGAAGCTGCATCACCGAGTTGACCGCCACTGCTTCCCCGGCCACCACGTTGAGCATCCACGGCTGCACGTCGTCGAGCTTCCTCGCTGCCACTCCGCGGAAAGCAAACGGGACTCCAACTGACCGAGCGAGTTCCGCGAGTCGGATCCCGATTTCGCGGAGCGAGTCACGGCCGTCTAGAGATGGTGGTCCGATTCCGGTGAGTCGGAGAGAAGGGGACCCACCGGGTCTGAGAGCTAAAGCTTGGATTAGCGCCGGCCATTGGAGGCCATGCATCAAACTGAAGTCAATGACGTGGACGCGATCGTGGCCGTCGAATGCTTCGAGGATGGCTTGATTCGCGGTGAAGTGACCGAACTTGAGGTAAGGGCAAGCTTCATAATAGTAATAGTGTAACATCTCGAATTCCGTCGAGGTAGcgaaggtggtggtggtggtggtgggagtGGAGGCAGTGGTTGACGGGCTTCGATGAAGTGAGCGGCGACCTTGCCGATGCCAAAGCCGGTGCCGACACTTGTCAGGAGGCGGCGCATTTCCTCGATTAGCGTTCCGGCGTGACCAGCGTCGCCGAGCTCCACCGCTTCGGCGGCGGACATAAGCAAGTGCACCAGCCGGATCCCGTCACCTTCCGCCGCTTCCTCGGGTCTCTTAACTGGCGGGAAGATCTGGTCCGTCCACGTGTCCGCGGATGGGAGATCGGACAGCATGGAGTCAACCCAAGCGGAGATATCCGAAGGGTTTTGAATTTCCATCTCCGACGACTTGTCCTCGCTGGCGCCGCCGTTCACCGTTAATCCAAACGGGTTTGGAACCATCTCTATAAACTCAGAACCCTAATCCGAATTAAAACCTTTAACTTCTTAAACTAGAGTTTAGAGCTAGAGTAGAGCTCTCTCTGTTTTGGTGCTTTAAAAAGGGCGGTGATTACCGGGAGTCACGGCATCATACGTGGCATTCACACGTGTTGTGGGCCCTCTCTGACGAGTTGCATGCCCTGTAAGCACGTGTGAGACcatataacaaatttatttatcttaaaacCATGactaatacaatatatatatacgcacaatatattttctaaaacgTCTTAGAAATTAAATCTAGGAACATTCTTACAAGAGAGTAGCCATTAAATAGGTGATCTAacaactattattttattattaattcttaattctattttatgtattatatttataataaaataataactgtTAGATGATGATCTATCGGTTGTAGTGGGACATCCCGAGATTTcttcgtgtatatatatatatatatatatatgtgaatattgtttattttaatcatgTAAATCATAAAGAGAGCTGAAGCTTTGTTAACAAAGATATGCTATCTCATCTCGTATGCAGGGGGGGACCAATATTGCTTTAAGAATTCAAGGGACCAGCAGCATGCAGTGGGATGATGAGGTGGTGCTCTTGTCTTGAGGTGTATTTGTGTGTTTATATTGCAAATTGCAAATTGCAAATCTCAAGTAAGTTCTATTATCCtagattttcatgtttttataattatgagAGTATTCATAGACTATTAAGATATTCATTATTGAACACTGTAGGACTGGTTggttattattgttatgataAATCAAAAGATCAATGGATTGTTTAAAAGGGCAGTGTGGAGCCATTGTTTCTGGCCCAATTAGTGCAACCAGCCAATGTGTGACAGCCGGTGTGTTGCATCCACTTGGCTGTTACAACATGTGATCCTTTTTGGTCCCAAGTTTGGTGCGCCTTTGGATCCCTTCTCTTTTTAGCTGGATTTCAATCTTCTGATTTAGGTTTCTATTTCACAACATCTAATTCCAAATTATTGTAATGTTTATTTGCAGGTATTAATTcatcttagcaagatttcttcagTTGCACATGAACAGACAAACAAGCAAGCAAAATGGTACGTTCTACCTTTTTTTAATGCTCTCTCATATCTGGGCTTATAATTGACCTGTAATTAGaaatgttaaataaattaacatgGATTTTATAATGAGATATAAGTCCATGCATGAAGTTATCAGTTATCACACCAGGggtaaattttgaataaaagaaCCAGAACCAGTAGCCATATTTTATAGCAAGTACATCATAAGACAGACCTGGTTTATTACCTACCAGAAAAGAAAAGTAGGAACAACCAACAGCAAAACTGCTTCTGTTGTGGTGTTATTTGTTTTCAAGGGGATGCCAGGCCACCTGCATTAacttcttcttttcatcattatcAGCTTTGGTTTTCATTATGCGGCTTGTAACTATGAGAATGATAACATGTTCACTGAACTTGAGGCGATGAGGCCCCGGACGAGCTCTCGGATTCAGTATCCAAGGTTTGCTTCAGAGCCGCACCGTTGCCTGAGCTTTCTATTGCCTTCACCTCGACAGGCACTTCCACACTGGCTTCCTTTACCTTCGCCTTTTCCCTCTTCTCCTTCTCGAGCTCTTGCTTCGCCAATGGGGAGAATTGAGAATCTAGGGACTTTGCCGCTCCTAACCATGCTAGCACGATCATAAGCAATATGCCTCCAAGATATGGCGTTGAGTTCGCAAGTGATCCGAATGTCAATATCATGAATTGTTGGATCAATGCGCCTCCTGACTTGCCCAACGGGTTGCAGACAACATCAATCGCTGCTTTCCCTTTAACCTGTACTCAAACATTGCTTCaagttatttaaagaaaaatctcgAACAAAGGCAAAAATTACGTGTATGAGGATTACCGACCTTCATGTCTTCATCTAAAGGAATGTATGCCATCTCTTTGCAAGGATCAAATAAGCTGTATTTTGCACTCTTGCTGAAGATGTTCTGCAATGCACCCACATACACAGCAGCAAGCAGTGGGGTCATACCGAAATTTGCTAGTACCGGAGTCAATGGCTCTCCGAACAAAAGCAGCGAGAAAAACCCAACTCCAGTGAGAAGCAAAACTGTAGGAGTTATCATCGCGGCAACTCCCCACCCGAATTTTCTGAGAATAACACGGCCGAGCAACATCATTGTGAAAGTTGCAATGCCAGTGGCGGTTGAGAAGTCACCCATGAACGATGAGTACTCGTTGGGGCTTGGAAACTGATACACAACAACCACATTTAACCGATAGGATTTGGACAAAAAAACTCATGAGAAAACATTAGAACATCGAATGTTATTAAAGAATGAGCGACCTGTGCTTTGAGCTTCGATTTCCATGTAACTTCAACAAGGTTGATGCTAATGCCATACGCCACGACCAAGGTGGCAAGATCTCTCACATATCTCGAAGATAACAATACCTTTAAACTTTCTTTCATGCCGAGTTTAGGTTTTTCCTGCAAACACGTCATGATTAAGATAGTCGGTGATCACCGATAGACAACTAGAAAGGAAAACAAGCATGGCAGGATCAATCTCAATGGCTACCTTCTTCTTCCTTGCCGATCTTGGAATAGATGGATCATTTACAACAAATTTATTCACTCCCCAATAGATACTGCAGATTACAAAACCAAGAATTACCACAATGCTCATCATGCCTTTGAGAGATATAGCCCAACCATCAACACCCGGACCCAAATTCTTCCGCAAATTAGAGAAGTATTTTACAGTGCGTCCTGAGAAGATAAGGGCAATATTCGCTCCGAGGCCAAATAGCGGATAGAATTCTTTCGCCTCCTCAACAGTAGTAATCTGCAATAGATTATAAACAATGTTTCAGTTCTTCGGTGCAGGAAAGCAAGCATTTTCTTAGCAGAATGATCCATTCTTTATAAGCTTAACCTGTGTAAATAGGAGCAACTTAGTGACTAATTTTGACATATTATATGTAGAAAGGACTACATGTTCAAGGAGCAAAATGAGACTTGGAGTAAATACTGCAAAGGAACACCATTTTTACAAGATGGCAACACAGTAATATAATTCAATACCAAATAACATTAGGCTTAAGTACCAAAACAAGATTCAgcttagcaaaaaaaaaataagcaaagaatGCTAACAGAGGATTCAAGAAAGAGACATAAACATCATGTTAAAAGGTATTCGATGATTCTCAGAGTCCAACAAGAAATTTCAGCAAACATCACACAATACCAAATATATAAAAGCCGAAATCAAACCAAGACAGTATAATGACATTTTTAGCATGtatatacaaaattacaaatacataaatacaaagTAGAATAATTCACCTGATTAGCAAAACCCCAGAAAAGAACAGAGATGACCACACTGCCCCAAAGCTCAGCCATGACatagaacaagcaaaagctccAGATCCTCAGAATAGCAACAGGTCCAACAAAACTTGGTCCAAGAGCAGCCACAAGCTTATCAGCAAGAGCAGTGGGATGAATAACACCACTCAAAGGATACAACACAAACCCAAAAGCTCCAAAGAAGGCAATGAAAGGTAACAAGACAGTATAGAAAAGAGCCTCTTTTGAAAGCACATTAGAGAGCTTGGTATACAAAAGCATAAATCCTACAGCCATGGGCAAGTTCACCCATGTTTTCAAGAATGGAATAATCTCAGCACTGCTTCCTGGTGCTGTCACAACCAAGACATCCTTTGTATCTCTAAGAATAGTATAATTGAAAAGGATGCAAAAGAACATGATCCCAAGAGGGATGATCTTCTTCAGTGTCTGAAACTCCACACCAAGAAACTTTggcttgtgtttttgtttttcatcactGAAAGCTTGCACTTGCACCATCAGCAGGAATTGCAGCTCCTGCACAGCAAGTTTGTGGCTTTTTCTCACCCAAACTCTTTCTGAGAGGTAGAAAAAAGGAGCAATCTTTTTGATTCCCAATTGAATTGGGGATTCCCATGAGAGAACTGTGAAGGATTTGGAGAGAAAGCTCTGGCCTTTAATGGTGGAAAACCAGCAAGATGGTTGCTTTTGATTGGAAACCGATGTCTGAGGCTATGGAGTGGATGGAAAGCTCTGGTTTGAGGGTTGGAAGGGAGGGAGAAGAggcccttgggatggagaacACCTTCCATATCTCAGGCTGAAGAGAAAGTGAGGATTGAGAATCAAAAAGGAAGACAAACTATGGTTGTTGAGAAACTATAGCTTCACGGAAGGGACAAAGACCAAAGTCCGAAAAGTGATTTCTTTCGGACCAATGAAATTGATTTTTGGGAGAAAATTCACAGTTTGGTTGGGAGATGATCTTTTTTTGAGGATTTGTGGGATGAAACAAGGGTgaaaatgattgaaaatttgGAGCAGTGTGAAGAGAtgcacacagagagagagagagacagagagagatttagggttttggatttggatttttgtGGAGTTGTTTTGAGAGATTGGAGAACTTTGGATGCTCCAAGtgctttttcattcatttgagCCGTTCAAAGCAGTCGcattgcttaaaaaaaaattggaacttttattagaaaaagaaaaattaaaacatcgtttttataaaaataaaaaataaaaaatgacactAAATGTTTACACAAAGGTGATGGCACGTGGGATCGACGTTGAGCTCTGCTGCCCACATATGCACTTCCCTGATTTATCTTTAATGAGATGCTTGTCatccatttataaaaaaaaaaaatgacattaaataaataaataaaactcataTTTTACTTTAAGTTTATGAGAAGAAACTTATTGAATGAGATTGAATGCTagcaaagattttttttttttggttttgtttttttgaggCAAATAGAAAACAATCTGTCTTTATTGAgagattgttaaaaaaaataggaaaatatagAGGTACACTAACAAAGTTATTCCTTTtcaaaagattttatttattattattaatttttattaaatatgtataaatcAAATGTGAAGGAGAACGgacataaaattaatattttaaaatatttatttttttattttacataaacCAAGTtcagatttatttttttcagtagAACAggagaaattttttaaataaaagattttatatcaataaaaaaaaagtcattggGTTTTTGAACGAGTGGagcacattaatttttttaaataaaacactgtttttcttcaaataaaaacatgttctagtttttttttttataaaaaaaacattggtaGCATGATTGGAGTTGTTGCCATAGAGTATGGATTGGTGAGGCAagagaacaaaaaataataattaagaagGACAATTGCAAAGATATTTAACGGTTGATGTCTAATACacttatattaaattatatttatttatataaattatttctattCGAAAATACACTTTGCcattttttcttaatgtatttgaaaatttataaaaaaattaaaataatatttaaccaTGTACAATTATATTAGCAATTGTCCAATTTTTACAGTGATGGAATAATTTTTTCCATgttaaaaagattaataaaatgatttgaagaatgtttttcataaaaaatatattattagtcaCAAGCTTCCCATGAGATGAGCCGTGTATCACGTGAGTAACACGTGATTTaggaaattatattttaaaaaaaatatataaaagggaaaaaaaatatgatttgaacaattattttttcctataataaataagaaaaaaaaaaaggaatagtCACGTGAGTAACACGTGATAAAGGATATTGGCAAACCTTTTGCCATTGGAGAAAGAGCAAAAAAAACCAGGGAACTCGTCCAAACCCTAGAAGTGAGCAAGGTAcgtctcatctttgtttttctccAAAATCAACGAGTTTTTTCTCACATTCTTGGTTTCTTTATCTCAAATTCATCTCTTATATGGGAAAGAAGTTCTCAAAATTTCACCTTTATTCATTGAGAGATCAATTGGCGCATTCTATTTTGGTTCatgatttggtttttgtgttTGTATGTGTGTTCCTTTTTTCACATAAAGGCCGCTTTTTTTATGGttgaaattgataatttttttttgtttgtatttcagTGTGAAAGATTTCAAATTGATTGCGAATTAGAGATTGGCTTGTGTGCAGATCCATTTTCTCACCATGCATTAGCATTTGTTTGGAAGTTTGAGTTGAACCATGAGAATGTTCcaagtttgatgttttatttttcaatcatctCTATGctacattttaaaaatgaacAATTGGGTTTGAAGTTTTATTTTGATGTCCATTCCAGTGAATGAAAAATTCAGTTTGATATTCTAGAGGGATGGAGTATTCTTCAAGTGAAGATGATGAACCTATTGATGGTGATATTGATTTCGGAGATGAGATCACACAATCAGATGCTGATCAGAATGCGGTCGGAGGCGCTGCTCCGCTTCATTTCTTTAATCACAGTGAGAGTTCGATAATGCCTTTGGAGAGTGCTATTGATAATGAGCTTCTAGCAGTGGATGGGAATGTGAAGGACTTGGTTCCTTTTCTGGGTATGGAGTTTGAATCCGATGTGGCTGCGAGGAACTTCTACAATAACTATGCTCTTCGTCTTGGCTTTGGCATTCGAGTTGCCAGGTCTAGAAGTGAGAGAAGGAAGGGTGTGGAGGTGTTGGTCATGAAGAGATTTGTATGTTTAAAAGAGGGTCACCACAAGAAGAAAGTCACGGAATATAGTGGTGTCAAGAAGAAGCGCAAGCGGTTATCAATTAGGGATGGTTGTCCGGCGATGATGGAGGTTGTCAGGAGAGGACAGGAAAAGTGGTTAGTCACTAAATTAATTTTGGAACACACACATGTTGTGGTTAGTCCAGATAAAGCACGGGAAATTCAGCTTAATCGGCTTTCGGGTAAAGAGTTAGAGCATGAGAACTATCTCAAGGATATGAGGCAAAAGGCTTTTGGAGAAGGAGATGCCCAGGGCTTGCTTGAGTATTTCAAGAGAACGCAGTCTTCAAATTCTGGTTTCTTCTATTCAATGCAGGTTGACAGTAGAAATTGCATGACGAATGTGTTTTGGGCAGATGCTAGAGCGAGAATGGCATACGGCCACTTTGGGGATGCGGTTACTTTCGACACAAGTTATAATAAGAATGAGAACATGCCGCCATTTGCTGCATTCACTGGGGTGAATCACCATGGGCAGCCTGTTGTATTTGGTTGTGCTCTGGTTATCGATAATACTGAATCTTCGtatgtttggttgtttgagacatgggtcACAGCAATGTATGGACAGGATCCGATTTCATTAACAACTGATCAAAGTAGGGCCATAGGAGCTGCTGTCGCAAAGGTTTTCCCCAACACTCAGCATCGGTTATGTAACTGGCGTATCTTGTCTAAGTGCAAGAAGAAGCTGTTGGATGTGTGTTCTAGGTACCCTACGTTTCATGAAGAACTGAAAAGATGTGTCAATGAGCCTGAGACTGAAAGAATGTTTGAGATGCGCTGGAAGTCATTGATCGATAAATATGATCTGAGGGAGAATACTTGGCTGCAATCGTTGCACAACATTCGCCAAAAATGGATTCCAGCATACCTTAAGGAGTCATTTTTTGCTGAAATGTCCACAATGGAAAGATCAGAAAGCCTGAACAAGTTCTATCGGAGGCATTTCAATACAAAAACAACCTTGCAGTCATTTCTTGGGAAGTTTGATCAAGCTGTGGACAGCCGCCATGAGAAGGAAATCCAAGATGACTACTCTATGCAGAATTCCCAACACGTCCTGAAGACAGACCTACCTTTAGAGAAACATGCAGCGGTCACATATACAAGAGCAATATTCGAAAGATTTCAGATTGAATTACTTGAGGCATTGAACTATTATATAGGTAAAGTGCAGGAAGGTGCAATCAGTAAGTATTCTGTTGCAAGGTCTACCGATTCCCACAACTATCAAGTTGTAACTTTTTATGAATCTCAGAAGAAAGCAGTATGTTCTTGTCACAAGTTTGAGTTTTCTGGTATCCTATGTAGACATGTGCTGGCACTTCTCTGGGCATCAGATGTAAATTTTATCCCTGAACAGTACATTTTGAAAAGATGGACTAGGAAGGCAAAGAGCAGTCCTTCATTGGATGAACGGGCTGTTGAGATGCGGAGTTACTGTCAAGACTCTCCGCTCCTAAGATACAACGATCTCTTCCGTGATGCCATCAAATGCGCAGAGAAAGGAGCAGTATCTGCAGAGACATTCAAGGTAGCAAAGGACATGCTACAAAAAGCCTTTGCCGATCTCGTAAGTCTGCAAGAAAATATAGTTAAAACCGGGCAGCATCCTTCCCCAAATATCTAGCTAGAAAACATTGTTTTGTTAACAACATTGTATCTATTAGGTACTGTATGTTCATGTATTGTCTGGCTTCTAAACAAACTCATTATCAATTATATTCTCTGTATCTCTCTTTCAATAGCAAGAGGTTGTCATATTTTACAAAGATAATGTTAACatttattattacattagaGCATTTGTATGATCCAAATCGCAAGCTTTGCGCAGACTACTCAATACCGAAAGTACATTAGTTTTTTCTGGATGCAAAGCATCTCCTGCCAGAAACTCGCAGATGATCCCATTCACTTCGATGGAGCTGCACCTTTGTGTCGTCTTGAAGCTGATGTCTTTGATATTCCTCCTCATTTCGGTCATGTCTTCCCATTGGTTTGCTTTTGAGACAGACTCTAGTTTAGCGATTCGCCTCTCCAGTTTCTTCACCATTTGGTCATTCCCATGGATTCTACAAGCTCCAAGAAGGGAGCTCCAGAATGGCAAGATATCTTTAGCATTCTTATATGGAAGCTCTTGTATCAGCTTCTCTGCCTGCTCTAAAAGACCTGCACGTCCAAGGAGATCAGCCAAACAACCATAGTGTTTGGGTTTTGGTTCTATATGATACTCCTCTTTCATGGAATGCAAACACTGCAGTCCTTCATCCACCAATCCTCCATGACAGCAAGCAGTTAGTACACCAACGAAAGTAATGTCATCAGGTTTAGCTTCCTTTTTGTGCATCTCAGAGAAAATTTTGAGAGCTTCACTGGATTCTCCATTCATCGCCAGGCCGAAGATAACTGAAGTCCATGTCGCCGTGTCTTTCCCCTCTACTCTTCTGAAGATTTCCAGAGCCTCTTGCACACAACCGCATTTTGAGTACATATCGATGAGAGCAGTACCAACAATGACGTCGATTCTTATCTTGTTTTCCTTAATGAATCCATGTATCCACTTGCCTTGCTCAAGAGCACCCAGATTAGCGCACGCTGAGAGAAGTGCCACAACTGTGAACTTATCAGGTTTGATTCTTCTACTCTTCATCTCTCTGAACAAAACCAGAGCTTTGTTGAACTTATTACACTGAATATACCCATTGATCATCACAGTCCAGAGAACCAAGTCTCTAGCCGGACTCCGATCAAATAGCTCCCTAGCTTCATTCAACATACCGGAATTGGCATACCCGGAGACAATGCTAGTCCAAGAAATTACATCTTTCGATGGCATCTCATCGAAAACTCTCCGAGCCATGTTCATACAGCCACACTTGCTGTACATGTCTAACATTGCATTGTTAACAGGAATGCCATCTTTGAATTCCTTGTTCTCAATATAACCATGAACCTTCTTTCCCATTTCCAAATCTCCAAGTGAAACACAAGCTGAAAGTATGGTTACAAGAGTAGCTTCATTCAGCTTCACTCcactcttctccatcttcaagaaagtAGAGATTGCATCTTCAAACCTGCAGCACTTGATATAACTAGCAATGAGAACGTTCCAAGCAATCACATTTCTctcaggcatttcatcaaacaactcCTGTGAAGCTTCAATGGCTCCCATCTCTGCATACATATCAATGAGTGAGCTCCTCACATAAGAATCAAACTCTAAGCCAGTTttcacaatgaaagcatggactTTCCTCCCTTCCACCATTGCCTTAACCTCACCCAATGCTTTCAAAACCAGAGGGAAAGTGAAGTTATCTGGTGACAAGCAtgcttttctcatcttttgaaaGAGTAGTATGGCCTTCTCTGGTTGTCTATCTTTAGTGAAAGACTTGATCATGAGATTGTAGACAAAAAGAGAAGGATCAGTGAGAGATTCAATCACTCTCTCTGCGTGGCATAAGTCTCCAGTTTGAGGACTTGTACAGAAGACCAAGATACCGTCCATTATGTCTTTGTTGTGTTGCATGCTTGACATGAGAATTTGGCAGTGAATTTGCTTGAGTTCTCTCATGGATTTGCATCTCTGGAGGATGGAAATGCACTCCTTTTTGGTTAGCCTTGTTGGTTTGTAGCTTGAAAAGGAGCATAAATGGCGTATGAACTTGGAGAACATGGAGTTCAGCTTCTTTGTTTCCAATGGCGAGCTAGCTTAAATTTACAACAAGTCCTTGTAGAGGACCTATTTGTAAACAGTGAGAAACGTGTGGACTTCGATGAAATTAAGATTTGGGATAAAAATGCAATCTTTGGAGAtgagagagagatggagatgaagaaggCCATCGTGGTCGGAGGGAGCATTGCGGGCTTGTCCTGCGCTCATGCTTTAATCGCCGCTGGATGGACGCCGGTGGTGATCGAGAAGTCGGCAGCACCGCCGGACGGAAGCCCAACCGGCGCCGGTCTCTGTCTCGACCCTCAAGCTCTCCGTCTCCTCAACCTTTGGATCAAAGACTCAAACCTGCTCCATTCCTCCACGCTGCCCCTCTCCATCGATTTGGTAAACCCTGAAAAGCCTTCATTTCACCTTTGTGATTGCTCGCCATGACTGGAAATCTTGAGCTTTGTTTCTTTGGGGGAAAAAATGCAGAATCAAGTGACTGATAGTGAGAAGAAGATAAGCTGGGATTTGGCCAAAGATGAGAACTTTGGGTTCAGAGCTGCACACTGGGCTGATCTTCATAAGATTATATACAAAGCTTTGCCAGCAAATATCATTCTTTGGGGTCACCAGTTCATTTCCTTTGAAGTTTCTGATGATAAGGCTGCAGTTAAGGTTAAAGCCAGAGCTTTTGAAACTGGAGACATGGTAGAGATTGTTGGGGATCTCTTGGTTGCTGCTGATGGATGTTTGTCATCAATCCGAAGACATTTCTTTCCTGATTTTAAACTAAGGTTTGTGCTTAGAGacttcttatttgttttaagATTTACTGAAATCTGATCATCAATTGGTGCAGCAGGTATTCAGGTTACTCAGCATGGAGAGGAGTTCTTGATTGTTCAGGCCAAGAACATGCTGAGATTATTAGCAATCTCAGAAAAGCTTATCCAGAGTTTGGACAGTGTTTGTACTTTGATCTTGCTGATAGAACTCATTGTGTGCTGTATGAGCTTAAAAACAAGAGGATCAATTGGATTTGGTACATCAACATGCCAGAACCAGAGCTGAAGGTGATGAAACATAAAACTCACCATGTTAATGTTTATCTTCATCATTCATTGTGTATGCATCTCTAAAGCTCTTGTATtttgaataaacaaatatagCAGGGAAGCTCAGTAACGATGAAGGTGAATGATGAGATGATTGAGAACATGCATGAAGAAGCTGAGAAAGTTTGGGTACCAGAACTAGCAAGAGTGATGAGAGAAACAAAGGATCCTTTCATCAATGTAATATA belongs to Dioscorea cayenensis subsp. rotundata cultivar TDr96_F1 chromosome 17, TDr96_F1_v2_PseudoChromosome.rev07_lg8_w22 25.fasta, whole genome shotgun sequence and includes:
- the LOC120280218 gene encoding 6-hydroxynicotinate 3-monooxygenase-like isoform X2; translated protein: MAYELGEHGVQLLCFQWRASLNLQQVLVEDLFVNSEKRVDFDEIKIWDKNAIFGDEREMEMKKAIVVGGSIAGLSCAHALIAAGWTPVVIEKSAAPPDGSPTGAGLCLDPQALRLLNLWIKDSNLLHSSTLPLSIDLNQVTDSEKKISWDLAKDENFGFRAAHWADLHKIIYKALPANIILWGHQFISFEVSDDKAAVKVKARAFETGDMVEIVGDLLVAADGCLSSIRRHFFPDFKLRYSGYSAWRGVLDCSGQEHAEIISNLRKAYPEFGQCLYFDLADRTHCVLYELKNKRINWIWYINMPEPELKGSSVTMKVNDEMIENMHEEAEKVWVPELARVMRETKDPFINVIYDSNPLPQLFWDNVVLVGDAAHPTTPHGVRSTNMSILDAGILGHCLGKWGSKNIDSALREFQAIRLPVVSEQVLHARQMGRMKQGLVSFNPKEATLEECLLLLQRSMPYFEGVPFPI
- the LOC120280218 gene encoding 6-hydroxynicotinate 3-monooxygenase-like isoform X1, with protein sequence MAYELGEHGVQLLCFQWRASLNLQQVLVEDLFVNSEKRVDFDEIKIWDKNAIFGDEREMEMKKAIVVGGSIAGLSCAHALIAAGWTPVVIEKSAAPPDGSPTGAGLCLDPQALRLLNLWIKDSNLLHSSTLPLSIDLNQVTDSEKKISWDLAKDENFGFRAAHWADLHKIIYKALPANIILWGHQFISFEVSDDKAAVKVKARAFETGDMVEIVGDLLVAADGCLSSIRRHFFPDFKLRYSGYSAWRGVLDCSGQEHAEIISNLRKAYPEFGQCLYFDLADRTHCVLYELKNKRINWIWYINMPEPELKQGSSVTMKVNDEMIENMHEEAEKVWVPELARVMRETKDPFINVIYDSNPLPQLFWDNVVLVGDAAHPTTPHGVRSTNMSILDAGILGHCLGKWGSKNIDSALREFQAIRLPVVSEQVLHARQMGRMKQGLVSFNPKEATLEECLLLLQRSMPYFEGVPFPI